In Danaus plexippus chromosome 28, MEX_DaPlex, whole genome shotgun sequence, a genomic segment contains:
- the LOC116776338 gene encoding LYR motif-containing protein 4B, giving the protein MASGITKNQVLALYKSLMKESHKFSNYNFRAYALRRVRDAFKENKSLMDSKTIKKEFLHGKENLEILKRQVIIGDMYKAEKLVIEQSQ; this is encoded by the exons ATGGCTTCGGGAATAACGAAAAATCAAGTGCTAGCGCTTTATAAGTCGCTGATGAAAGAATCTCACAAGttttcaaactataattttag GGCTTACGCTTTAAGAAGAGTACGAGACGcctttaaagaaaacaaatcattaatggatagtaaaactattaaaaaagaatttcttCATGGAAAAGAAAACTTGGAAATACTAAAACGTCag GTGATAATCGGTGACATGTACAAGGCAGAGAAGTTAGTGATTGAACAATCACAGTAG